The following coding sequences are from one Pseudomonas oryzae window:
- the waaA gene encoding lipid IV(A) 3-deoxy-D-manno-octulosonic acid transferase, translating into MNRHIYTLLLHLALPLIVLRLFLRGRKAPAYRQRMSERFSFGLPPLRTGGIWVHAVSVGESIAAAPMIRALLERHPELPITVTCMTPTGSERIRALFGERVQHCYLPYDLPWAAARFLDRVRPRLAVIMETELWPNHIHQCARRGIPTVLANARLSAKSARGYARFAGLTRPMLVEMSWIAVQTAAEAERFRQLGARPECVSVTGSIKFDLSIDPELKPRAQALRASWGASARPVWIAASTHAGEDEIVLEAHRQLLAEKSDGLLILVPRHPERFDSVHVLCQRAGFRTVRRSSSQPVTADDQVLLGDTMGELLFLYALADVAFVGGSLVPNGGHNLLEPAALGLPVLSGPHLFNFLEIAGQLRAKGALLELEDDHELALQLRQLIGSPQERQRRGSAALAVLQANQGALGRLLDGVANLLPDEGLN; encoded by the coding sequence ATGAATCGCCACATTTACACGCTTCTGCTGCACCTCGCACTGCCATTAATCGTCCTGCGTCTGTTCCTGCGCGGCCGCAAGGCCCCGGCCTACCGCCAGCGTATGTCCGAACGCTTCTCGTTCGGCCTGCCGCCCCTCAGGACGGGCGGTATCTGGGTGCACGCCGTGTCGGTGGGCGAGAGCATCGCCGCGGCGCCGATGATCCGCGCGCTCCTCGAGCGCCACCCCGAGCTGCCGATCACCGTCACCTGCATGACCCCAACCGGTTCCGAGCGCATCCGCGCGCTGTTCGGCGAACGGGTGCAGCACTGCTACCTGCCCTACGACCTGCCATGGGCGGCAGCACGCTTTCTCGACCGGGTTCGGCCGAGGCTTGCGGTGATCATGGAGACCGAGCTGTGGCCCAACCACATTCATCAGTGCGCCAGGCGCGGTATCCCCACCGTACTGGCCAATGCCCGCCTGTCGGCAAAATCCGCCCGCGGCTACGCGCGCTTTGCGGGACTGACCCGGCCGATGCTCGTCGAAATGAGCTGGATCGCCGTGCAGACCGCGGCCGAAGCCGAGCGCTTCCGTCAACTCGGCGCCCGCCCCGAGTGCGTCAGCGTCACCGGCTCGATCAAGTTCGACCTGAGCATCGATCCCGAGCTCAAGCCACGTGCCCAGGCCTTGCGCGCCAGTTGGGGAGCGAGTGCCCGCCCGGTGTGGATCGCCGCCAGCACCCATGCCGGCGAGGACGAGATCGTCCTCGAAGCCCATCGCCAGTTGCTGGCCGAGAAATCAGACGGGCTGCTGATCCTGGTGCCGCGCCATCCCGAACGTTTCGACAGTGTCCATGTCCTATGCCAACGCGCCGGTTTCCGCACCGTGCGCCGTTCGTCCAGCCAGCCGGTGACCGCAGACGACCAGGTGCTGCTCGGTGACACCATGGGCGAGCTGCTGTTTCTCTATGCGCTTGCCGATGTGGCCTTCGTCGGTGGCAGCCTGGTGCCCAACGGCGGGCACAACCTGTTGGAGCCAGCGGCGCTGGGCCTGCCTGTGCTGAGTGGCCCGCATCTGTTCAACTTCCTGGAGATCGCCGGGCAGTTGCGTGCGAAGGGGGCGCTGCTGGAATTGGAGGACGACCATGAGCTAGCTCTGCAGTTGCGGCAGCTCATAGGCAGCCCGCAAGAGCGTCAGCGCAGAGGGAGTGCCGCGCTGGCCGTACTGCAGGCCAATCAGGGGGCGCTCGGGCGGTTGCTGGATGGGGTGGCGAACTTGTTGCCGGATGAAGGGCTCAACTAG
- a CDS encoding LysR family transcriptional regulator, translated as MHWSLEQLRLFVGVAEVSSFSAVARRQGRAQSAVSSAVALLEADLGVVLFDRSSGRQPRLTAAGAALLGEARAVLQQCERMEARALGLARGEEVRLRLALDEAMPYPPVLASLGALAEAFPRLEVQLASGAQGDVARKLLERQADLGLLFHHEQMPEALERRNLGAIEMVTVCGGAHPLASEVRVDHRQLARHRQLLMAPRDNRYPGGEQLAPLVWRADSFYVMAELVSRGLGWAWLPRHVVEYPTYRGLLVELNSDHRPPPLVVELVHRRDEAAGPAARWLADCLAHQLLQP; from the coding sequence ATGCACTGGAGTCTGGAGCAGTTGCGACTGTTCGTCGGCGTCGCCGAGGTCAGTTCGTTTTCCGCAGTGGCGCGGCGGCAGGGGCGCGCGCAGTCGGCGGTGAGCAGTGCCGTGGCGCTGCTGGAGGCCGACTTGGGCGTAGTGCTGTTCGACCGTAGCAGCGGCCGGCAGCCGAGACTCACGGCGGCTGGGGCGGCGCTACTGGGGGAGGCGCGCGCGGTGCTGCAGCAGTGCGAGCGCATGGAGGCGCGGGCGCTGGGCCTCGCCCGAGGCGAAGAGGTCCGGCTGCGCCTGGCCCTCGACGAAGCCATGCCCTATCCACCGGTGCTCGCCAGCCTGGGTGCGCTGGCCGAGGCCTTTCCCCGTCTCGAAGTACAGCTGGCCAGCGGCGCCCAGGGCGACGTGGCACGCAAGCTGCTCGAGCGGCAGGCGGACCTCGGTCTGCTGTTCCATCACGAGCAGATGCCCGAGGCACTGGAGCGCCGCAATCTGGGGGCCATCGAGATGGTCACGGTATGCGGTGGCGCTCACCCGCTGGCGAGCGAGGTTCGGGTCGACCACCGGCAGCTGGCCCGCCACCGGCAATTGCTGATGGCCCCGCGAGACAACCGCTACCCCGGTGGGGAGCAGCTGGCACCGCTGGTGTGGCGCGCCGACAGCTTCTACGTCATGGCCGAGTTGGTGAGTCGCGGCCTGGGCTGGGCCTGGCTACCCCGTCACGTGGTGGAGTATCCGACCTATCGCGGCCTGCTGGTCGAGCTGAACAGTGATCATCGGCCGCCGCCGCTGGTGGTGGAGTTGGTCCATCGCCGTGATGAAGCCGCCGGCCCGGCGGCTCGCTGGCTGGCGGATTGCCTGGCGCACCAGCTCCTGCAGCCGTAA
- a CDS encoding NAD(P)/FAD-dependent oxidoreductase — protein MSHPLSTDVLIVGGGVAGLWLNARLRRLGYASLLVECAALGGGQSVKSQGIIHGGTKYALSGALTGSSEAIAEMPRRWREALAGSGELDLCGVRLLSAAHYLWSPGTLAGNLTSFFASKAMRGRVDAVKGADLPAALQDPKFKGRVYRLAELVLDVPSLIARLAELAGDSLLAGARIEPLREGGELAGLVVDGREIRARRVVLCAGQGNAGLLHSLGIAQPQQQLRPLHMVLVKGATLKPLYAHCLGGGPKPRVTITSHPTPDGQWVWYLGGDLAEADGVARDEAAQIRAAQKELGELLPWIDLSAAEWRTLRVDRAEPAQSGLVRPDNAFLSEQGALLVGWPTKLALAPDFADRVQAALEHAAIRPSGVLSLPELPRPPLAAPLWEELFA, from the coding sequence ATGTCCCACCCCCTCAGCACGGACGTCCTGATCGTCGGCGGCGGCGTCGCCGGCCTGTGGCTCAATGCCCGCCTGCGTCGCCTCGGCTATGCCAGCCTGCTGGTGGAATGCGCCGCCCTCGGCGGCGGCCAGAGCGTGAAGTCACAGGGGATCATCCATGGCGGCACCAAGTACGCGCTGAGCGGCGCACTGACCGGCTCCTCCGAGGCCATCGCCGAAATGCCGCGGCGCTGGCGCGAGGCGCTGGCCGGCAGCGGCGAGCTGGACCTCTGCGGCGTGCGCCTGCTCTCCGCTGCACACTACCTGTGGTCGCCGGGCACCCTGGCCGGCAACCTGACCAGCTTCTTCGCCAGCAAGGCGATGCGCGGGCGGGTCGATGCGGTCAAGGGCGCCGATCTGCCGGCGGCGCTGCAGGACCCGAAGTTCAAGGGGCGCGTCTATCGACTGGCAGAACTGGTGCTCGACGTGCCCAGCCTGATCGCGCGCCTGGCCGAACTGGCTGGCGACAGCCTGCTGGCCGGCGCGCGCATCGAGCCGCTGCGCGAGGGTGGTGAACTGGCCGGGCTGGTTGTGGATGGCCGCGAGATCCGTGCGCGCCGCGTGGTGCTGTGCGCCGGGCAGGGCAATGCCGGCCTGCTGCACAGCCTGGGCATCGCACAGCCGCAGCAGCAGCTGCGGCCGCTGCACATGGTGCTGGTCAAGGGGGCGACCCTGAAACCGCTGTACGCCCACTGCCTGGGCGGCGGTCCCAAGCCGCGGGTCACCATCACCAGCCATCCGACTCCTGACGGCCAGTGGGTGTGGTATCTGGGCGGCGATCTGGCCGAGGCCGATGGTGTGGCGCGCGACGAAGCGGCGCAGATCCGCGCCGCGCAGAAGGAGCTGGGCGAGCTGCTGCCGTGGATCGACCTGTCCGCTGCCGAGTGGCGCACCCTGCGCGTCGATCGCGCCGAGCCGGCGCAGTCCGGCCTGGTACGCCCGGACAACGCCTTCCTCAGTGAGCAGGGCGCCCTGCTGGTTGGCTGGCCGACCAAGCTGGCGCTGGCCCCCGACTTCGCCGACCGCGTGCAGGCCGCCCTGGAGCATGCCGCCATCCGCCCCTCCGGCGTGCTCTCCCTGCCGGAACTGCCGCGCCCGCCGCTCGCCGCGCCCCTGTGGGAGGAACTGTTCGCATGA
- a CDS encoding aldo/keto reductase yields the protein MTTLHDLWRPLGSTGLRVSPLGLGTVKLGRDQGVKYPSGFTIPDDRAASELLAQAHALGINLLDTAPAYGVSEQRLGPLLRGQRHDWVICSKVGEEFDNGASRFDFSAAHTRLSVERSLRRLETDYLDLVLVHSDGNDLAVLQQEVYATLADLKRAGLIRAFGFSGKTVAGGLQALQDGDCAMVTYNLAEQGERPVLDYAAAHGKGILIKKALASGHACRPALTAAEAAGLAEADPVRASFELIFAHPAVSSAIVGTINPAHLAHNVATATTVLGRLRADDR from the coding sequence ATGACCACCCTGCACGATCTGTGGCGCCCGCTGGGCTCGACCGGCCTGCGCGTCTCGCCACTCGGCCTCGGCACGGTCAAGCTCGGCCGCGACCAGGGCGTGAAGTACCCGAGCGGCTTCACCATTCCCGACGACCGTGCGGCCAGCGAGCTGCTGGCCCAGGCGCACGCCCTCGGCATCAACCTGCTGGACACCGCACCGGCCTACGGGGTCAGCGAGCAGCGCCTCGGCCCGTTGCTGCGCGGCCAGCGCCACGACTGGGTCATCTGCAGCAAGGTCGGCGAGGAGTTCGACAACGGTGCCTCGCGTTTCGACTTCAGCGCCGCGCACACGCGCCTGTCGGTCGAGCGCAGTCTGCGCCGGCTGGAAACCGACTACCTCGATCTGGTGCTGGTGCACTCCGACGGCAACGACCTGGCGGTGCTGCAGCAGGAGGTGTACGCCACCCTGGCCGATCTCAAGCGCGCAGGCCTGATCCGTGCCTTCGGCTTCTCCGGCAAGACCGTGGCCGGCGGGCTGCAGGCCCTGCAGGACGGCGACTGCGCGATGGTCACCTACAACCTCGCCGAGCAGGGCGAACGGCCGGTACTCGACTACGCCGCCGCCCACGGCAAAGGCATCCTGATCAAGAAGGCGCTGGCCAGCGGACATGCCTGCCGTCCCGCGCTGACTGCCGCAGAGGCCGCCGGTTTGGCGGAGGCGGATCCGGTGCGCGCCAGCTTCGAGCTGATCTTCGCCCATCCGGCGGTGAGCAGCGCGATCGTCGGCACCATCAACCCGGCACACCTGGCGCACAACGTGGCCACCGCCACCACCGTGCTCGGCCGCCTGCGGGCCGACGACCGCTGA
- the hldE gene encoding bifunctional D-glycero-beta-D-manno-heptose-7-phosphate kinase/D-glycero-beta-D-manno-heptose 1-phosphate adenylyltransferase HldE, which translates to MQLSMPRFDQAPVLVVGDVMLDRYWHGATNRISPEAPVPVVKVEQIEDRPGGAANVALNIAALGAPAWLVGVTGQDEAADSLAERLQAAGVAAHFQRIASQPTIVKLRVMSRHQQLLRLDFEEPFATDGEALLGEVSALLDKVRVVILSDYGKGALQNHQGLIRAARARNLPVLADPKGKDFSIYRGASLITPNLAEFEAVVGRCADEAELVAKGLELLAELDLGALLVTRGEHGMTLLRQGHPPLHLPARAREVFDVTGAGDTVISTLATALAAGEELPQAVALANLAASIVVGKLGTATVSAPELRRAVQREQGAGRGVMTLDQLLPALEDARAHGEKVVFTNGCFDILHAGHVSYLEQARALGDRLVVAINDDASVTRLKGPGRPINSVDRRMAVLAGLGAVDWVVSFAEDTPEALLEKVRPEVLVKGGDYGIDGVVGADIVRTYGGDVKVLNFVDSCSTTAIVEKIRERS; encoded by the coding sequence ATGCAGCTGTCCATGCCCCGTTTCGATCAGGCCCCCGTGCTGGTGGTCGGTGATGTCATGCTCGATCGCTACTGGCATGGCGCGACCAACCGCATCTCGCCGGAGGCTCCGGTGCCGGTGGTCAAGGTCGAGCAGATCGAGGACCGCCCGGGCGGTGCGGCCAACGTCGCGCTGAACATCGCCGCGCTCGGTGCTCCGGCCTGGCTGGTCGGCGTCACCGGTCAGGACGAGGCGGCCGACAGCCTGGCCGAGCGTCTGCAGGCCGCCGGGGTGGCGGCGCACTTCCAGCGCATCGCCAGCCAGCCGACCATCGTCAAGCTGCGGGTGATGAGCCGCCATCAGCAGCTGTTGCGCCTCGACTTCGAGGAGCCGTTCGCCACCGATGGCGAGGCGCTGCTCGGCGAGGTGAGCGCGCTGCTGGACAAGGTGCGGGTGGTGATCCTCTCCGACTATGGCAAGGGCGCGCTGCAGAACCACCAGGGGCTGATCCGCGCGGCGCGCGCGCGCAACCTGCCGGTGCTCGCCGATCCCAAGGGCAAGGACTTCTCCATCTACCGTGGCGCCAGCCTGATCACTCCCAACCTCGCCGAGTTCGAGGCAGTGGTCGGTCGCTGCGCCGACGAGGCCGAGCTGGTCGCCAAGGGGCTCGAGCTGCTTGCCGAGCTGGATCTGGGCGCCCTGCTGGTGACCCGTGGCGAGCACGGCATGACCCTGCTGCGCCAGGGCCATCCGCCCCTGCACCTGCCGGCCCGTGCGCGCGAGGTGTTCGACGTCACCGGTGCAGGCGATACCGTGATTTCCACCCTCGCCACGGCTCTGGCTGCCGGCGAGGAACTGCCGCAGGCGGTGGCGTTGGCCAACCTGGCCGCCAGCATCGTGGTCGGCAAGCTCGGCACCGCCACTGTCAGCGCGCCGGAGCTGCGCCGCGCGGTGCAGCGCGAGCAGGGCGCCGGCCGCGGCGTGATGACCCTCGATCAGCTGTTGCCCGCGCTCGAGGACGCCCGCGCCCACGGCGAGAAGGTGGTGTTCACCAACGGTTGCTTCGACATCCTGCATGCCGGGCATGTGTCCTATCTGGAACAGGCGCGTGCCCTTGGCGACCGTCTGGTCGTGGCGATCAACGACGATGCTTCGGTAACCCGCCTGAAGGGGCCGGGGCGGCCGATCAACAGCGTCGACCGGCGCATGGCCGTGCTTGCCGGCCTGGGGGCGGTGGACTGGGTGGTCAGTTTCGCCGAGGACACCCCCGAGGCGCTGCTCGAGAAGGTGCGCCCGGAGGTGCTGGTCAAGGGCGGCGACTATGGCATCGACGGCGTGGTCGGGGCCGACATCGTGCGGACCTACGGTGGTGACGTGAAGGTGCTTAATTTCGTCGATAGTTGCTCGACCACTGCAATTGTCGAGAAGATTCGCGAGCGTTCCTGA
- the wecB gene encoding non-hydrolyzing UDP-N-acetylglucosamine 2-epimerase — MKTLCVFGTRPEAIKMAPLALALAADERFEAKVCVTGQHREMLDQVLGLFEIQPDFDLNIMRPGQDLTDVTSAILQGMKGVFAEFKPDMVLVHGDTATTFAASLAAYYQQIPVAHVEAGLRTGNLYSPWPEEANRKLTGALANLHFAPTSNSQENLLREGVAPDSIVVTGNTVIDALLDVVNRLDQDNALYAKAAAPTAFLDASRKLILVTGHRRESFGGGFERICQALVEVAQQHPDVDIVYPVHLNPNVREPVNRLLTGIDNIHLIEPLDYLPFVHLMSRAHIILTDSGGIQEEAPSLGKPVLVMRDTTERPEAVAAGTVKLVGTEAASIVRELNRLLLDQDAYKAMSYAHNPYGDGQACQRILDALLANR; from the coding sequence ATGAAAACCCTCTGTGTCTTCGGCACTCGTCCCGAAGCAATCAAAATGGCCCCCCTCGCTCTTGCCCTGGCCGCCGATGAGCGCTTCGAGGCCAAGGTCTGTGTCACCGGTCAGCACCGCGAAATGCTCGACCAAGTGCTGGGCCTGTTCGAGATTCAGCCGGATTTCGACCTGAACATCATGCGGCCGGGCCAAGACCTGACCGATGTCACCAGCGCAATCCTGCAAGGCATGAAAGGCGTATTTGCCGAGTTCAAGCCGGACATGGTGCTGGTTCACGGGGATACCGCCACCACCTTTGCCGCCAGCCTTGCTGCCTACTACCAGCAGATCCCGGTTGCTCACGTGGAAGCCGGCCTGCGCACCGGCAACCTCTACTCGCCGTGGCCGGAAGAGGCCAACCGCAAGCTTACCGGCGCCCTGGCCAACCTGCATTTTGCGCCGACCAGCAACTCCCAGGAAAACCTGCTCAGGGAAGGCGTCGCGCCGGACAGCATTGTTGTCACCGGCAATACGGTGATCGATGCCCTGCTCGACGTGGTCAATCGCCTGGATCAGGATAATGCGCTGTACGCCAAGGCGGCCGCGCCAACCGCATTTCTAGATGCCTCCCGCAAGCTGATCCTGGTTACCGGTCATCGCCGTGAAAGCTTCGGCGGTGGTTTTGAGCGCATCTGCCAGGCGCTGGTGGAGGTTGCCCAGCAACATCCCGATGTCGATATCGTCTACCCGGTACATCTGAATCCGAACGTGCGCGAGCCCGTCAACCGCCTGCTGACCGGCATCGACAACATCCATCTGATCGAGCCGCTGGACTATCTGCCTTTCGTCCACCTGATGAGTCGCGCCCACATCATCCTGACCGACTCTGGCGGTATTCAGGAGGAGGCGCCTTCCCTCGGCAAGCCTGTGCTGGTCATGCGCGATACCACCGAGCGCCCCGAGGCTGTGGCCGCCGGCACCGTCAAACTGGTTGGCACCGAGGCAGCCAGTATCGTCCGCGAACTGAATCGCCTGTTGCTTGACCAAGACGCCTACAAGGCCATGAGCTACGCCCACAACCCCTACGGCGATGGCCAAGCCTGCCAGCGTATCCTAGACGCATTGCTCGCAAATCGCTGA
- a CDS encoding metal ABC transporter ATPase — MPRILARKSPDTFKTLPLYVEANPQCLVYQPLGAPLNFRQMLERRRPLQVANPQHFTCELANLGVSVRLTLAWQGRDYWLLVRQLRRDRGDCVLKLISGYVPSHELHLPLHTALQEVAEECLVETPRGWLGGRFGEHWLPTPHADSLPYHDEQYFRLSPLCGDARRVHAGELPLLERPQAYVHLPTASLQLVYDLRLELPGGVQAPSLYHSDEYLEDGVLVSRLDPQQPDLYLLPIERPRELFTLRQGELHPVPTEGLWLSESFAMQDGWLIRDERISWTDWVRQRRCA, encoded by the coding sequence ATGCCGAGGATTCTCGCCCGCAAGAGCCCGGACACCTTCAAGACCCTGCCGCTGTACGTGGAAGCCAACCCACAGTGCCTGGTCTACCAGCCGCTCGGCGCGCCGCTGAACTTCCGCCAGATGCTCGAACGGCGGCGACCGCTGCAGGTGGCCAATCCCCAGCACTTCACCTGCGAACTGGCCAACCTCGGGGTCTCGGTACGCCTGACCCTGGCCTGGCAGGGACGCGACTACTGGCTGCTGGTGCGCCAGCTGCGCCGCGATCGCGGTGACTGCGTGCTCAAGCTGATCTCCGGCTATGTGCCGAGCCACGAGCTGCACCTGCCGCTGCACACCGCCCTGCAGGAAGTGGCCGAGGAGTGCCTGGTGGAAACGCCGCGCGGCTGGCTGGGCGGGCGCTTCGGCGAACACTGGCTGCCCACGCCGCACGCCGACAGCCTGCCGTACCACGACGAGCAGTACTTCCGCCTCAGCCCGCTGTGTGGAGACGCGCGCCGGGTGCACGCCGGCGAGCTGCCGCTGCTGGAGCGTCCGCAGGCCTACGTGCACCTGCCGACCGCATCGCTGCAACTGGTCTACGACCTGCGCCTGGAGTTGCCCGGGGGGGTACAGGCGCCCAGCCTGTATCACAGCGACGAGTATCTGGAAGACGGCGTGCTGGTCAGCCGTCTGGATCCGCAGCAGCCGGATCTCTACCTGCTGCCGATCGAGCGCCCGCGCGAACTGTTCACCCTCCGCCAGGGCGAACTGCACCCCGTCCCGACCGAAGGACTGTGGCTGTCGGAAAGTTTCGCGATGCAGGATGGCTGGCTGATCCGCGACGAGCGGATCAGCTGGACGGACTGGGTGCGGCAGCGGCGCTGCGCATAG
- a CDS encoding DMT family transporter: MSGYFYLAIAITAEVVATTALKAVDGLQRPLPLLLVVAGYLTAFWMLSLVMRSIPVGIAYAIWAGLGIVLVSLAALFLYGQRLDLPAVLGMVLIVGGVLVIQLFSATAGH; encoded by the coding sequence ATGAGCGGTTATTTCTACCTTGCCATCGCCATCACCGCCGAAGTGGTCGCTACCACCGCACTCAAGGCGGTCGACGGCCTGCAACGTCCGCTGCCCTTGCTGCTGGTAGTCGCCGGCTACCTCACGGCCTTCTGGATGCTGAGTCTGGTGATGCGCAGCATCCCGGTCGGCATCGCTTATGCCATCTGGGCCGGTCTGGGTATCGTGCTGGTCAGCCTCGCTGCCCTGTTCCTCTACGGCCAGCGGCTGGATCTGCCGGCCGTGCTGGGCATGGTGCTGATCGTCGGCGGCGTGCTGGTTATCCAGCTGTTCTCCGCCACCGCCGGGCACTGA
- a CDS encoding ketoacyl-ACP synthase III, with amino-acid sequence MIGIKSIASYIPAGRIDNIAQAAAFDRDEAFVASKIGTPSLSVKDAAEETSDLCAAAVRNLLAKNPELRLEDVQALIVVTQNGDGEGLPHTSAIAQHKIGLPTSVACFDVSLGCSGFVYGLYVIKGFMEAAGLKNGILVTADPYSKIMDRNDRMTTLLFGDAATATWIGEDPVWELGPARFGTDGSGADHLIVRDGCFHMNGRQVFNFASLKIIPHMQEVLEEAGLSLDSVDAYCLHQGSGAIVDAIAKRLGENGDRVVKDMFGAGNTVSSTIPLLMERYAFDGSQWKNLVMSGFGVGLSWGSAVLLRR; translated from the coding sequence ATGATCGGAATAAAGAGCATAGCCAGTTATATCCCGGCAGGCCGGATCGACAACATCGCCCAGGCCGCTGCCTTCGATCGCGACGAGGCCTTCGTCGCGAGCAAGATCGGCACTCCCAGCCTTTCCGTGAAGGATGCCGCCGAGGAGACCTCGGACCTGTGCGCCGCTGCCGTGCGCAACCTGCTGGCCAAGAACCCCGAGCTGCGCCTCGAGGATGTCCAGGCGCTGATCGTGGTCACCCAGAACGGTGACGGCGAGGGCCTGCCGCACACCTCGGCCATCGCCCAGCACAAGATCGGCCTGCCGACCAGCGTCGCCTGCTTCGACGTCTCCCTCGGCTGTTCCGGTTTCGTCTACGGCCTCTACGTGATCAAGGGCTTCATGGAAGCCGCCGGTCTGAAGAACGGCATCCTGGTCACCGCCGACCCCTACTCGAAGATCATGGATCGCAACGATCGCATGACCACCCTGCTGTTCGGCGATGCCGCCACCGCCACCTGGATCGGCGAGGATCCGGTGTGGGAGCTGGGGCCGGCGCGCTTCGGCACCGACGGCAGCGGCGCCGACCACCTGATCGTGCGCGACGGCTGCTTCCACATGAACGGCCGCCAGGTGTTCAACTTCGCCAGCCTGAAGATCATCCCGCACATGCAGGAGGTTCTCGAGGAAGCCGGCCTGAGCCTGGACAGCGTGGATGCCTACTGCCTGCACCAGGGCAGCGGCGCGATCGTCGATGCCATCGCCAAGAGACTAGGCGAGAACGGTGACAGAGTCGTGAAGGACATGTTCGGCGCCGGCAATACCGTGTCCTCGACCATCCCGCTGCTGATGGAGCGCTACGCCTTCGACGGCTCGCAGTGGAAAAACCTGGTGATGAGCGGCTTCGGCGTCGGTCTGTCCTGGGGCTCGGCGGTACTGCTGCGTCGCTGA